A DNA window from Vibrio cidicii contains the following coding sequences:
- a CDS encoding adenosylcobinamide-GDP ribazoletransferase — translation MAFLRYQFELFCLALSFFSRLPVPANTPYSPERMNQSGRYFALVGALLGGLCALFYTLAAQLVPFQVAILLMMAFSLLLTGAFHEDGLTDMADGIGGGMTVEKRLTIMKDSRIGTYGSATLTMALLGKFVFLTTLARQADFVLILIVAYTLSRAVAASLIYDMPYVSDADQSKSKPLASAQSSFDLAVLLFCGVIAALTLGMAKGLLLLLVAALFRIGFKRWLMARLGGFTGDCLGAAQQLMELGIYLVLIAMIHNG, via the coding sequence ATGGCGTTTCTTCGTTACCAGTTCGAGCTGTTTTGTCTGGCGCTGAGTTTTTTCAGCCGTTTGCCAGTGCCCGCCAACACGCCGTATTCCCCTGAGCGAATGAATCAATCTGGGCGTTATTTTGCCTTGGTTGGTGCGCTGCTGGGTGGTTTGTGCGCGCTGTTTTACACCTTGGCCGCGCAACTTGTGCCGTTTCAGGTGGCTATCTTGTTGATGATGGCTTTCAGCTTATTGCTGACCGGTGCGTTTCATGAAGACGGACTTACCGACATGGCGGATGGCATTGGCGGCGGTATGACGGTAGAAAAGCGCCTCACCATCATGAAAGACAGTCGTATCGGCACTTACGGCAGTGCAACCTTGACCATGGCGCTGCTAGGTAAATTTGTCTTTCTCACCACATTGGCTCGACAAGCGGATTTTGTCCTGATTCTCATCGTTGCTTATACCTTAAGCCGAGCGGTAGCGGCGTCGCTGATTTACGACATGCCTTACGTCAGTGATGCCGACCAGAGTAAGAGCAAACCGCTTGCCAGCGCGCAATCCTCGTTCGATCTGGCGGTATTGCTCTTTTGTGGTGTGATAGCGGCACTGACCTTGGGCATGGCGAAAGGATTGTTGCTGCTGCTGGTTGCTGCGCTATTTCGTATCGGCTTTAAGCGTTGGTTGATGGCGCGGCTTGGCGGCTTTACCGGTGATTGCCTTGGCGCTGCGCAGCAATTGATGGAGCTTGGGATCTACCTCGTGCTGATTGCGATGATCCATAACGGTTAA
- the cobU gene encoding bifunctional adenosylcobinamide kinase/adenosylcobinamide-phosphate guanylyltransferase produces the protein MKALILGGARSGKSSYAEALVRNWCEQSAGTLHYLATAVPFDNEMSERIAHHKAQRGNGWQEHEAPLLLAEYLARFEAQDVVLIDCLTVWLNNWLFELAEQADNAQLEEKVAQLCQALIACPASVVLVSNEVGLGVVPMGKVSRLFVDNAGRMNQRLAQICQQVTLVAAGLPLDLKKAEWHV, from the coding sequence ATGAAAGCATTAATACTCGGCGGGGCTCGCTCCGGGAAATCCTCTTACGCGGAAGCACTGGTGCGAAATTGGTGTGAGCAAAGCGCTGGCACGCTTCACTATCTGGCCACGGCGGTGCCGTTTGATAACGAAATGAGCGAACGGATTGCGCATCACAAAGCGCAGCGTGGCAACGGTTGGCAAGAGCACGAAGCGCCGCTGTTGCTAGCAGAGTATCTGGCAAGGTTCGAAGCGCAAGATGTGGTGCTGATTGATTGCCTAACGGTGTGGCTCAATAACTGGCTGTTTGAACTGGCAGAGCAGGCGGATAACGCGCAGCTCGAAGAGAAAGTGGCGCAGCTTTGCCAAGCGTTAATCGCTTGTCCGGCAAGCGTGGTACTGGTGTCTAATGAAGTGGGGTTGGGCGTGGTGCCGATGGGTAAAGTGAGCCGCCTGTTTGTCGATAATGCCGGACGAATGAATCAGCGGCTAGCGCAAATCTGCCAACAAGTGACACTGGTCGCTGCCGGATTGCCACTGGACTTGAAGAAGGCTGAATGGCATGTCTAG
- the btuC gene encoding vitamin B12 ABC transporter permease BtuC: MEFHQLIDHKQQRWQKTLILVALLLLLLSAIYLMVGEVFLSPFTSLSSFELKLLVDLRLPRLIAALVIGAALAVSGATLQVLLGNVLAEPGVLGISGGASLAMVIAMFFLPTMPTPSVFMISAILGALVFTLLLVGMARAMLLSTSRMLLVGVALGILSGAAVTWAFYFSDDLSLRQLMYWLMGSIGGASWHHHLVTLVLLPVLLWLCLQGKVLDKLMLGETHAAQLGLDVHKIRWQLILAVSVLIGCAVALGGIISFVGLVVPHLLRLAFGSENRFLLPLSALAGAALLVFSDIGARTLLDSAELPLGVLTTTIGAPVFIWMLLRSQDAS; the protein is encoded by the coding sequence ATGGAATTTCACCAGCTTATTGACCACAAACAGCAGCGCTGGCAAAAAACGCTTATCTTGGTTGCCTTGCTTCTGCTTCTCCTTTCGGCCATCTATCTGATGGTGGGTGAAGTTTTCCTCTCGCCATTCACTTCACTTTCCAGTTTCGAGCTAAAACTGCTGGTGGATTTACGCCTGCCAAGACTCATAGCGGCGCTGGTAATTGGTGCAGCGCTGGCGGTTAGTGGCGCGACCTTACAAGTGCTGCTGGGCAATGTGCTGGCCGAGCCCGGCGTACTGGGCATTTCGGGCGGGGCCAGTTTGGCGATGGTGATCGCGATGTTTTTTCTTCCCACGATGCCAACGCCAAGCGTGTTCATGATTTCAGCCATTTTAGGCGCGCTGGTTTTTACCTTGCTGCTGGTCGGCATGGCGAGGGCGATGCTTCTTTCTACCTCGAGAATGTTGTTGGTTGGGGTGGCGCTTGGCATTCTCTCTGGCGCAGCCGTTACGTGGGCGTTCTACTTCAGCGATGACTTGAGCCTGAGACAACTGATGTACTGGTTGATGGGCAGTATTGGCGGTGCCAGTTGGCATCATCATCTGGTGACTTTAGTGCTTTTGCCTGTGCTGCTCTGGCTCTGTTTACAGGGCAAAGTGCTCGATAAACTGATGCTGGGCGAAACGCACGCTGCGCAGCTTGGACTGGATGTGCACAAAATCCGTTGGCAACTGATTCTGGCGGTGTCGGTATTGATCGGCTGCGCCGTGGCGCTTGGAGGCATCATCAGTTTTGTTGGCCTGGTGGTGCCGCACCTTTTGCGTTTGGCATTTGGTAGTGAAAACCGCTTCTTGCTGCCGTTATCCGCCTTGGCTGGGGCGGCTTTGCTGGTTTTCTCAGACATTGGAGCGCGCACTTTGCTTGATTCGGCCGAGCTGCCGCTGGGCGTGCTGACCACCACCATTGGCGCTCCGGTTTTTATCTGGATGCTGTTAAGGAGCCAAGATGCAAGTTAA
- a CDS encoding nucleoside triphosphate pyrophosphohydrolase family protein has protein sequence MYLSQLTQEIFDHLYRDISEFRSTFDLPVASPESLDDKADTLHTSLIIEEMTELAEADNKTEQADAIVDSVYVLMGRLVHLGQAKVEDNLAISYLIDLLLNVAKNRGIDFIPCWDEVHSSNMSKVCRNEQEYADTEKFYAEQGVKLMAVQKGDYLIAKCAEDFVSEGKTIRQGKVLKSVYYRPADLSALTA, from the coding sequence ATGTATTTGTCTCAACTGACCCAAGAGATTTTTGACCACCTGTACCGCGACATCAGCGAGTTTCGCAGCACCTTCGATTTGCCAGTCGCTTCGCCTGAAAGCCTCGACGACAAAGCGGACACTCTGCATACCTCTTTGATCATCGAAGAGATGACAGAGCTCGCCGAAGCAGATAACAAAACAGAACAGGCTGATGCCATCGTCGATTCGGTGTATGTGTTAATGGGCAGACTGGTGCATCTTGGTCAAGCGAAGGTTGAAGACAATCTCGCCATCAGCTACCTGATTGATCTGCTGCTTAACGTGGCAAAAAACCGTGGCATCGATTTCATTCCTTGCTGGGATGAAGTGCATTCAAGCAACATGAGCAAAGTGTGCCGCAACGAGCAAGAATACGCTGACACCGAAAAGTTCTACGCTGAACAAGGCGTGAAGCTGATGGCGGTGCAAAAAGGCGATTACTTGATTGCCAAGTGTGCCGAAGATTTTGTCAGCGAAGGCAAAACCATTCGCCAAGGTAAAGTGCTGAAATCGGTTTACTACCGACCTGCGGATCTCAGTGCGCTGACAGCCTAA
- a CDS encoding MFS transporter, whose amino-acid sequence MYDLGSKQYRHITFALALGSFLVFCNLYLFQPMLPKLALEYAVSETQVNWIFAATTLGLSFSLVPMAVLSEKIGRRRVMLSGLFAIPLCSAALLFSDSFLFVVACRALLGVALAAFAAVAVAYMAEELSPSAFGHAIGGYIAANSLGGISGRISGGLMSDWFGTTTAIQVMLAFTLLGVFAVGLLLPAQKNFTASKHTLWQHNQTIVQHLRHTRVWLAMLIGGLNFALFVNLYSVMGFRLVSEPHNLPVGLASLIFLCYLGGTVSSKYTGKWNQHFHPVTGMLTGATISLSGMLIASIEHLFAMLLGLVLISFGAFFTHTLAYGWVGQKAHKAKATATAMYLVHYYVGGSLGGFLLLYCWQHWQWPGVTYGALVLYALLIAVIVKLRKPKYAMLEDKVALSEK is encoded by the coding sequence ATGTACGACCTCGGCAGTAAACAGTATCGACATATTACCTTTGCACTCGCACTGGGCTCTTTTTTGGTGTTCTGCAATCTGTATCTTTTCCAACCCATGCTGCCAAAGCTGGCACTCGAATACGCCGTTTCAGAAACGCAGGTTAACTGGATTTTTGCAGCCACCACACTCGGCCTCTCATTTAGCCTTGTACCGATGGCCGTATTGTCCGAAAAAATTGGTCGCCGCCGCGTCATGCTCTCTGGCCTGTTTGCTATTCCACTGTGCAGCGCCGCGCTACTCTTTAGTGACTCTTTTCTGTTTGTCGTGGCCTGCCGCGCCTTACTGGGTGTTGCTCTCGCAGCGTTTGCCGCCGTGGCGGTGGCGTACATGGCAGAAGAACTCAGCCCAAGCGCTTTTGGCCATGCCATTGGCGGCTACATTGCGGCGAATTCGCTGGGTGGCATCAGCGGCCGGATCAGCGGCGGTTTGATGTCGGATTGGTTTGGCACCACCACCGCCATTCAAGTGATGCTGGCGTTTACTTTGCTTGGTGTGTTCGCCGTTGGCTTACTGCTTCCAGCGCAAAAAAACTTCACTGCCAGCAAGCACACCTTGTGGCAGCACAACCAAACCATCGTTCAGCATTTACGTCACACTCGAGTATGGTTGGCGATGTTGATTGGCGGTCTCAACTTTGCTTTGTTCGTCAATCTCTACTCGGTGATGGGCTTCCGCTTGGTTTCCGAGCCGCATAATCTGCCCGTCGGTCTTGCCTCGTTGATCTTCCTTTGTTATCTCGGCGGCACGGTGAGTTCAAAATACACGGGTAAATGGAACCAGCACTTTCACCCGGTAACGGGGATGTTAACTGGCGCGACCATCAGTTTGAGCGGGATGTTGATTGCCTCAATTGAGCACCTGTTTGCCATGTTGCTCGGTTTGGTGCTGATCTCTTTTGGTGCCTTTTTTACCCACACCTTGGCCTATGGTTGGGTTGGACAAAAAGCGCACAAAGCCAAAGCAACCGCTACCGCGATGTATCTGGTGCACTACTACGTCGGCGGCAGTCTGGGCGGATTTCTCCTACTCTATTGCTGGCAACACTGGCAATGGCCGGGCGTGACTTACGGCGCGCTGGTACTGTATGCATTGCTGATTGCCGTGATCGTGAAACTGCGCAAACCCAAGTACGCCATGCTAGAGGATAAAGTAGCGCTATCAGAAAAGTAG
- a CDS encoding DUF1415 domain-containing protein, translating into MTPTAKKRCCKTFSLSCSNWIKAKPSELETTLVVVPNMLEDFWDYNFFIDWVEALIKQQDWEGIFQVATFHPDYCFGGAQPEDDENLTNRSPYPIFHLIREESMEKVLRHYPNPEAIPDTNIARVSALTPEQRKQLFPYLFS; encoded by the coding sequence GTGACGCCGACAGCGAAGAAACGCTGCTGCAAGACATTCTCACTCAGTTGCTCGAATTGGATCAAAGCGAAACCGAGCGAGTTGGAGACCACGCTGGTGGTGGTGCCCAACATGCTGGAAGATTTCTGGGACTACAACTTTTTCATTGATTGGGTGGAGGCGCTGATCAAACAGCAAGACTGGGAAGGGATTTTTCAAGTGGCGACCTTCCATCCCGATTACTGTTTCGGCGGCGCGCAGCCGGAAGATGACGAAAACCTCACCAATCGCTCTCCTTACCCGATTTTTCATCTGATCCGTGAAGAGAGCATGGAGAAAGTGCTGCGCCACTATCCCAATCCAGAAGCGATTCCGGACACCAATATCGCGCGCGTTTCAGCGTTAACGCCAGAGCAGCGTAAACAACTGTTTCCGTATCTCTTTTCGTAA
- a CDS encoding LysR substrate-binding domain-containing protein, with protein sequence MESKQLKQFVAVAEHRNFTRAAEALHIAQPALSVSIKRLEQSLGVTLFKRDDKQIALTTEGQTLYQHAKRVVQQLHDAELAINELKGLEKGEVRLGAPSMMGSYFFPEILMAFKSHYPNLKLTLIEAGTQSIRRMLLEGELDIGVITENDLPEDLETDHLFSSQMMAVVGSEHPLAERTSLSFAEFFRHELVMFKSGYFHRDFLDHFSAQHGIEMQYSFETNLLPLILKIVKREFAITALLQLVTEHESGIKGVPFDPPVTLNLALAWRRGGYLSVADRTFIEFIKQYV encoded by the coding sequence ATGGAATCGAAACAACTCAAACAATTCGTCGCGGTGGCAGAACATCGCAATTTCACGCGGGCTGCTGAAGCGTTGCACATTGCCCAGCCAGCGCTAAGTGTATCCATTAAACGCTTAGAGCAAAGTTTGGGCGTGACGCTGTTTAAGCGAGATGACAAACAGATTGCGCTGACCACAGAAGGGCAAACGCTCTATCAGCACGCCAAACGGGTTGTGCAGCAGCTGCATGACGCCGAACTCGCCATTAACGAGCTGAAGGGATTGGAAAAAGGGGAAGTGCGTCTTGGCGCGCCCAGCATGATGGGCAGCTATTTTTTTCCGGAGATTTTGATGGCGTTCAAAAGCCATTATCCCAATCTCAAACTGACCTTGATAGAAGCGGGCACGCAGTCGATTCGACGTATGTTGCTTGAAGGTGAACTCGATATTGGCGTGATCACTGAAAACGATCTGCCGGAGGATTTGGAAACCGATCACCTCTTTTCCAGCCAGATGATGGCGGTGGTTGGTAGCGAGCATCCCCTAGCGGAGCGCACATCGTTAAGCTTTGCGGAGTTTTTCCGCCACGAGTTGGTGATGTTTAAATCGGGCTATTTCCATCGAGATTTCCTCGACCATTTCAGCGCCCAGCATGGGATCGAAATGCAGTATTCGTTTGAAACCAACTTGCTGCCGCTGATCTTAAAAATCGTCAAACGGGAGTTTGCCATCACGGCGCTGCTGCAACTGGTTACTGAACACGAAAGTGGCATCAAAGGGGTGCCGTTTGACCCGCCAGTGACGCTCAACTTGGCGCTCGCTTGGCGTCGCGGCGGCTATTTGTCGGTGGCGGATCGCACTTTTATCGAATTTATCAAGCAGTACGTTTAG
- the pilW gene encoding type IV pilus biogenesis/stability protein PilW, whose amino-acid sequence MMNQMFRFIPLLSFALLTGCVTITEGQVANNADPIDMAESRIALGLGYLDNGAMVKAYDNLQQALNHAPDYYRAQLSMAHYYELVGENGKAQDLYRKAARQHPKNGNVLNNYGTFLCKQGDYAQADKLFNQAIAQPYYYLIPASYENAAFCALKAGFKAKAQTYFTRAIDYDPHRPKSILNLAKLEIEAGNYTQARLRLMRFHQSYGLQSPSLQLLIELEQKAGNQALVKKYQQELEKLTAKQSLSAI is encoded by the coding sequence ATGATGAATCAGATGTTTCGCTTCATTCCACTGCTGAGTTTTGCCCTGCTGACGGGTTGTGTCACCATCACTGAAGGGCAAGTCGCCAACAATGCCGACCCGATTGATATGGCTGAATCTCGCATTGCTTTAGGGCTTGGTTATCTCGACAATGGCGCGATGGTCAAAGCCTACGACAACTTACAACAGGCGCTAAACCACGCACCGGATTACTACCGCGCTCAGCTCTCCATGGCGCACTACTACGAGCTGGTCGGCGAAAATGGCAAAGCGCAAGATCTCTATCGAAAAGCGGCCCGCCAGCACCCCAAAAACGGCAATGTACTCAACAACTACGGCACTTTTTTATGCAAACAGGGCGACTACGCGCAAGCAGACAAACTGTTCAACCAAGCGATTGCGCAGCCCTACTATTATTTGATCCCAGCCAGTTATGAAAACGCGGCATTTTGCGCCTTAAAAGCAGGTTTTAAAGCCAAAGCGCAAACCTATTTCACCCGAGCAATTGATTACGATCCGCACCGCCCCAAATCCATCCTCAACCTCGCTAAGCTGGAAATCGAGGCAGGCAACTACACGCAAGCTCGCCTGCGTTTGATGCGCTTTCATCAAAGCTACGGCTTACAGTCGCCCTCACTGCAGCTGCTGATTGAGCTAGAACAAAAGGCGGGGAACCAAGCGTTGGTGAAAAAATATCAGCAGGAGTTAGAAAAGTTGACGGCCAAGCAGAGCTTAAGTGCCATTTAA
- a CDS encoding M48 family metallopeptidase, whose translation MHPSLRYIQGYPAHIVEPVSKLIDTGRLIGWFDQRYPTRHDIRSEKALFDYAMAIKNQFMKKTGPISKVVYDAKIHLINNALGLHSVISRNHGGKLKSKNEIRIASVFKDAPEPLLRMLVVHELAHIKEKEHDKAFYALCCHMEPDYHQLELDARLFMIYLDLKAQEKKQS comes from the coding sequence TTGCATCCGTCACTTCGTTATATTCAGGGATATCCCGCCCACATTGTTGAGCCAGTGAGCAAACTTATCGACACGGGCCGCTTAATCGGCTGGTTTGATCAGCGTTACCCAACGCGTCACGATATTCGCAGTGAAAAAGCGCTGTTTGATTATGCGATGGCGATAAAAAACCAGTTTATGAAGAAAACCGGACCGATCAGCAAGGTGGTTTACGACGCTAAGATCCATCTGATCAACAATGCGCTCGGGCTACACAGTGTGATTTCGCGTAACCACGGCGGCAAGCTAAAGTCGAAAAATGAGATCCGCATTGCCAGTGTTTTTAAAGACGCGCCCGAGCCGTTACTGCGTATGTTGGTGGTGCATGAGTTGGCCCACATCAAAGAGAAAGAACACGATAAGGCGTTCTACGCGCTCTGTTGCCACATGGAACCGGACTATCATCAACTGGAGCTCGATGCTCGTCTCTTTATGATTTATCTCGATCTCAAAGCTCAGGAAAAAAAACAGTCATGA
- the cobC gene encoding alpha-ribazole phosphatase family protein, which produces MSSKEIYLLRHGKTTAPPGLYGAIDAKVDPKMQHAIASALCEQLMQEQGVPLTRIVTSPLSRCRVLAEQVGGLLGAPLVVDDGWREMAFGELDGRPFTQQDYPWPLLNAFSRDPAHTELPGGERLADFQHRVIHAWAQIATSQADKVLIVTHGGVIRLILAHLLGVDWRNPHWYQRLTIENASLTHISLFTDSDGESYPTVKSIALPLRLRDEQTKQNW; this is translated from the coding sequence ATGTCTAGCAAAGAGATTTATCTGCTTCGTCACGGAAAAACCACTGCGCCTCCGGGCCTTTACGGAGCCATCGATGCAAAAGTAGATCCCAAGATGCAACACGCTATAGCGAGTGCCTTGTGCGAACAGCTAATGCAAGAGCAAGGCGTTCCGCTCACTCGGATTGTCACGTCTCCGCTGAGCCGTTGCCGAGTGTTGGCTGAGCAGGTCGGTGGTTTGCTCGGCGCACCGCTGGTGGTTGACGATGGCTGGCGAGAAATGGCCTTTGGCGAACTCGACGGACGGCCATTTACGCAGCAAGATTACCCGTGGCCTTTGCTCAACGCCTTCTCGCGTGATCCTGCCCACACCGAGTTGCCTGGGGGAGAGCGTCTGGCTGATTTTCAACACAGAGTGATTCATGCTTGGGCGCAGATCGCCACTTCACAAGCTGATAAAGTGTTAATCGTCACTCACGGTGGCGTCATTCGCCTTATTCTCGCCCACCTTTTGGGTGTAGACTGGCGAAATCCTCATTGGTATCAACGTTTAACCATTGAAAACGCAAGCCTGACGCACATCAGCTTGTTTACCGATAGCGACGGGGAATCTTACCCTACGGTGAAAAGCATTGCGCTGCCGCTGCGACTCAGGGACGAACAGACGAAGCAAAATTGGTAA
- the rlmF gene encoding 23S rRNA (adenine(1618)-N(6))-methyltransferase RlmF: protein MTNKRQTVRAQSKPAEKQIPSSASVDFAKVSRAGLHQRNQHRGRYDFKRLTAALPALSPFVLHNPKGEQSINFADASAVKMLNKALLCAYYQIQHWDIPPGYLCPPIPGRADYIHRLAELLESENGTGDYPHGKVNALDIGVGANAIYPIIGIHEYGWHYTGSDIDPKSVQSARLIAKSNPMLTGQFVVKQQDNPQSIFRGVIAPGERYDVTTCNPPFHASAQEAAMGSQRKLNNLSANRLKKGVKAKAGSQKLSQNNPILNFGGQNSELWCDGGESSFLRRMANESQGFASQVLWFSTLVSKNDNVRPLRKQLEKLGVRSIRVVEMSQGQKVSRFVAWSYMDRQQRGEWVKLK from the coding sequence ATGACCAACAAGCGCCAAACAGTTCGAGCTCAGAGTAAGCCCGCAGAGAAGCAGATACCCTCATCGGCCAGTGTCGATTTTGCTAAAGTCAGCCGTGCAGGGCTGCATCAGCGCAACCAACATCGCGGGCGATACGATTTCAAAAGGTTGACCGCCGCCTTACCTGCGTTGTCTCCTTTTGTGCTGCACAATCCCAAAGGGGAGCAGAGCATCAACTTTGCCGATGCCAGCGCAGTGAAAATGCTCAATAAAGCGCTACTGTGCGCCTATTACCAGATCCAGCACTGGGATATTCCGCCCGGTTACTTGTGCCCGCCTATCCCCGGACGTGCCGACTACATCCACCGTTTGGCTGAACTGCTAGAAAGTGAAAATGGGACTGGTGATTATCCGCATGGCAAAGTCAACGCACTGGATATCGGTGTCGGCGCGAACGCCATCTATCCGATCATTGGCATTCACGAGTATGGCTGGCACTACACCGGCAGCGACATTGATCCGAAGTCCGTGCAGTCGGCGCGGCTGATTGCCAAATCCAATCCGATGCTGACTGGCCAGTTCGTTGTCAAACAGCAAGATAATCCGCAATCCATCTTTCGTGGTGTGATTGCGCCGGGGGAACGTTACGATGTCACTACCTGCAATCCACCGTTTCACGCTTCGGCGCAAGAGGCGGCGATGGGTTCACAGCGCAAACTGAACAACCTCTCAGCTAACCGATTGAAAAAAGGTGTCAAGGCAAAAGCGGGCTCACAAAAATTGTCGCAAAACAACCCTATACTTAACTTCGGAGGTCAAAATTCTGAATTGTGGTGCGATGGTGGAGAATCCTCCTTTTTACGCCGCATGGCCAATGAAAGCCAAGGATTTGCCAGCCAAGTATTGTGGTTTAGTACGCTAGTCTCAAAAAATGACAATGTGAGACCTCTACGTAAACAGTTGGAAAAATTAGGTGTACGCAGTATTCGTGTCGTCGAGATGAGCCAAGGACAAAAGGTGAGTCGTTTTGTCGCTTGGTCGTATATGGATCGGCAACAGCGAGGAGAGTGGGTTAAGTTGAAGTGA
- a CDS encoding glutaredoxin family protein, which translates to MKRVVLYIKDKCPHCKDAQRYLDSKGIQYRLCNAKMQRGRKELDAIGARSVPVLKIGDRLMIGWNPSNFERMYKS; encoded by the coding sequence ATGAAACGAGTTGTCCTCTACATCAAAGACAAGTGCCCTCACTGTAAAGACGCACAGCGCTATCTCGATAGCAAAGGCATCCAGTACCGTTTGTGTAATGCCAAAATGCAGCGCGGCAGAAAAGAGCTCGACGCGATTGGTGCGCGCTCGGTTCCGGTGCTGAAAATCGGCGATCGGCTAATGATTGGCTGGAACCCAAGCAACTTTGAGCGCATGTATAAAAGCTAA
- the btuD gene encoding vitamin B12 ABC transporter ATP-binding protein BtuD, with protein MQVNHIGVGHRLLPLSFQCQTGEKVYLVGPNGSGKSTLLSALSGVLSRRDGGQGEVQLDTVSLLTLPLTEQARFRAYLSQQAKPAFHIDVYQMLALSLPAGCKPSDSHVKQAVAQLCELLQLEDKLHRRVQTLSGGEWQRVRLAAVCLQVWRDLNPFSQLLLLDEPAAPLDVAQEKWLYQLIDVIAAQGITVVVANHDLNRVCQHADKVLLLNQGVMEAYGTPEQVMTVEHLQKVFRTSVKKVMVDDNPYLIFT; from the coding sequence ATGCAAGTTAACCACATCGGCGTCGGTCATCGGCTTCTCCCGCTCTCGTTTCAATGCCAAACGGGGGAAAAAGTCTATCTGGTTGGGCCAAACGGCTCAGGCAAGAGCACCTTACTTTCTGCGTTATCTGGCGTTTTGAGTCGGCGTGATGGCGGTCAAGGCGAAGTGCAGCTGGATACGGTGAGTTTGCTGACGCTGCCGCTGACCGAGCAGGCGCGCTTTCGCGCCTATTTATCCCAGCAGGCCAAACCAGCGTTTCATATCGATGTCTATCAAATGTTGGCGCTCTCTTTACCCGCTGGGTGCAAACCCAGTGATAGCCATGTCAAGCAAGCTGTTGCGCAGCTCTGCGAATTATTGCAGCTTGAGGATAAACTGCATCGCCGCGTGCAGACGTTGTCGGGCGGCGAGTGGCAACGCGTGCGTTTGGCCGCTGTTTGTCTGCAAGTCTGGCGTGATCTCAACCCTTTTTCGCAGCTTTTGCTGCTGGATGAGCCAGCCGCGCCGCTGGATGTGGCGCAAGAGAAATGGCTCTATCAACTGATCGATGTCATCGCAGCGCAGGGCATTACGGTGGTGGTTGCCAATCACGATCTCAATCGAGTCTGCCAGCATGCCGATAAAGTCCTGCTACTCAATCAGGGTGTGATGGAGGCCTATGGTACGCCAGAGCAGGTGATGACGGTTGAGCATCTGCAAAAGGTGTTTCGCACCTCAGTGAAGAAAGTGATGGTGGACGATAACCCCTATCTGATTTTTACCTGA
- a CDS encoding NAD(P)H-binding protein has product MSINQDNHCVIIAGATGLVGSRLLQHILQHDAISTVYALSRRPPQVEHTGNGKVHLLLDPELKITAWEESLPRPTIGFISLGSTRKQAGSRAKLRQVDFELVCHVAQSMKVLGVSKLAVVSSLGADAHSPFHYLKCKGQMENALMQMEFEQLVIARPGPLLGAREQQRQDEKWLRCLMRPITPLLRGRLHNWTPVSADTVAEAMLYRTFSHPHRKIEILHKLEMEQLLSQFR; this is encoded by the coding sequence ATGAGTATCAATCAGGACAATCACTGCGTAATCATTGCTGGCGCGACTGGCTTGGTTGGCTCAAGGCTACTTCAGCACATTTTGCAGCACGACGCGATTAGCACCGTCTACGCATTAAGTCGCCGGCCGCCACAGGTCGAGCATACAGGCAATGGTAAGGTACATTTACTGCTCGATCCTGAGCTCAAAATTACCGCTTGGGAAGAAAGTTTACCAAGGCCCACCATCGGGTTTATCAGCTTGGGCAGCACGCGAAAGCAAGCTGGCAGCCGAGCAAAACTGCGACAGGTGGACTTTGAACTTGTCTGTCATGTAGCGCAGAGTATGAAGGTGCTTGGCGTGTCCAAGTTGGCCGTCGTCTCCAGCTTGGGCGCGGATGCACATTCTCCATTTCACTATCTAAAGTGCAAAGGACAGATGGAAAATGCATTGATGCAGATGGAGTTTGAACAACTGGTGATCGCCCGGCCCGGCCCTTTGCTAGGAGCGCGAGAGCAGCAGCGCCAAGACGAAAAATGGCTGCGATGCCTGATGCGACCAATCACCCCTTTGCTGCGTGGCCGGCTACACAACTGGACACCCGTCAGCGCAGACACGGTCGCCGAAGCAATGCTTTATCGCACCTTCAGCCATCCTCATCGCAAAATAGAAATTTTGCATAAACTTGAGATGGAACAGTTGTTGTCACAGTTTCGCTAG